The Microbacter sp. GSS18 genome has a segment encoding these proteins:
- a CDS encoding glycoside hydrolase family 3 C-terminal domain-containing protein, which produces MTRDEDRRIALNDFAGGGVTPLSYADGPCGIRGDDGATALPSALTLSASFDTELAERYGDLLGAELVASGHNALLGPELDIGRDPRAGRLAGGLGEDPLLVGELGGRIVRGVQGHGAIAVAKHYVCYNLERLRAGEGPMEQRTDARDVRVGERELHEVYLAPFRRVVERYGVVALLAAYVRVNGTYMAQSRDLLDLPRRLWGFEGFTVPDFLFAVRDAEAALAAGLDLPAIVVPGPPPLSERTAAMVDALDDDAVASIGTHVRSAFAAVGLVAPSGVVDGAALGTPEALRLAERVATEGAVLLRNDGVLPLAPDARVALIGGEDIEHRLVTGGSAGVPLVGERLPALEDALAAQGIVVAARAGGLPDIPVPPLSAGDGVTVSAVIEDSTGRRTVELPLAELPVDGIDHGQPWRAELSVLIPPASGPAVVAAEFAGAVDLMLDGEVIAEGFRDASPLLAGPHYVLRAELPPAAASRTLVARFRTGPAFVLSEMGLVPRLSLGVIPLAPAIDAVTAAAEGADAVLVLAGRATGAGMDADALGLPAGQAALVEAAAATGRPVVVITHGAGPVAAPWRDSVSALLHLGLAGERFAPAVAALLSGAAEPGGRLTLTWPDGAPAVPPADVDASGTLTYAEGVDVGYRSWERAGAEPAFWFGHGLGYADIDLIEATADGAAVRVTLRCGPERGGKAVVQLYARSGAGETLRLVGFAAVRLAAGEVRTARIAVESDALGRWAEGAWQAASGDVDVHVGFSRGDLPRVVTVTTP; this is translated from the coding sequence GTGACACGCGACGAAGACCGACGCATCGCGCTCAACGACTTCGCCGGCGGCGGTGTCACGCCGCTGTCGTATGCCGACGGCCCGTGCGGCATCCGCGGTGACGACGGAGCGACGGCGCTGCCGAGCGCGCTGACCCTGTCGGCGTCCTTCGACACGGAGCTCGCGGAGCGCTACGGAGACCTGCTGGGCGCAGAGCTCGTGGCCTCGGGCCACAATGCGCTGCTCGGGCCCGAGCTCGACATCGGCCGCGACCCGCGGGCGGGTCGGCTCGCGGGAGGACTGGGGGAGGACCCGCTGCTGGTCGGCGAGCTCGGCGGGCGGATCGTGCGCGGAGTCCAGGGGCACGGCGCGATCGCCGTCGCGAAGCACTACGTCTGCTACAACCTCGAGCGGCTGCGCGCCGGCGAAGGGCCGATGGAGCAGCGCACCGACGCCCGCGATGTCCGCGTGGGCGAGCGCGAGCTGCACGAGGTGTATCTGGCGCCGTTCCGGCGGGTCGTCGAGCGGTACGGCGTCGTGGCGCTGCTGGCGGCGTATGTGCGGGTCAACGGAACGTACATGGCGCAGTCGCGCGATCTGCTCGATCTCCCGAGGCGGCTGTGGGGATTCGAGGGGTTCACGGTGCCGGACTTCCTGTTCGCGGTGCGGGATGCCGAGGCGGCGCTCGCCGCTGGGCTGGACCTCCCGGCGATCGTCGTGCCGGGGCCCCCGCCGCTGTCCGAGCGCACGGCGGCGATGGTGGACGCGCTCGATGATGACGCCGTCGCGAGCATCGGAACGCACGTGCGCTCGGCGTTCGCCGCGGTGGGTCTCGTGGCGCCCAGCGGTGTCGTCGACGGCGCGGCGCTGGGCACGCCGGAGGCGCTGCGGCTGGCGGAGCGGGTGGCGACCGAGGGCGCGGTGCTGCTGCGCAACGACGGCGTCCTGCCCCTCGCGCCGGACGCCCGTGTGGCTCTCATCGGCGGCGAGGACATCGAGCACCGGCTCGTCACGGGTGGCTCCGCGGGTGTTCCGCTCGTCGGCGAGCGGCTGCCTGCGCTCGAGGATGCGCTCGCGGCGCAGGGGATCGTCGTCGCCGCGCGCGCCGGCGGGCTCCCCGACATCCCCGTGCCGCCGCTGTCCGCCGGCGACGGCGTGACGGTGTCGGCGGTGATCGAGGATTCGACCGGTCGCCGCACGGTCGAACTCCCGCTCGCCGAGCTCCCCGTCGACGGCATCGACCACGGTCAGCCCTGGCGGGCGGAGCTGTCGGTCCTCATCCCGCCGGCATCCGGGCCCGCCGTGGTCGCCGCAGAATTCGCCGGAGCGGTCGATCTGATGCTGGACGGCGAGGTCATCGCCGAGGGCTTCCGCGACGCTTCACCGCTGCTCGCCGGGCCGCACTATGTGCTGCGGGCCGAGCTGCCGCCCGCCGCCGCGTCCCGCACCCTCGTCGCGCGGTTCCGGACCGGGCCCGCGTTCGTCTTGTCGGAGATGGGGCTCGTTCCACGCCTCTCGCTCGGCGTGATTCCGCTCGCGCCGGCCATCGACGCCGTCACGGCCGCTGCCGAAGGCGCCGACGCGGTCCTCGTCCTCGCCGGGCGCGCGACGGGTGCGGGGATGGATGCCGACGCGCTGGGGCTGCCCGCGGGCCAGGCGGCGCTCGTCGAAGCCGCGGCCGCCACGGGGCGCCCCGTCGTCGTGATCACGCACGGTGCGGGGCCTGTCGCCGCGCCCTGGCGCGACAGCGTGTCCGCGCTCCTGCACCTGGGCCTCGCCGGCGAGCGCTTCGCCCCGGCTGTCGCGGCTCTGCTGTCGGGAGCCGCCGAGCCCGGCGGACGCCTGACGCTCACGTGGCCCGACGGCGCCCCGGCCGTGCCGCCGGCCGACGTCGATGCCTCGGGGACGCTCACCTACGCCGAGGGGGTCGACGTCGGGTACCGCAGCTGGGAGCGCGCGGGGGCGGAGCCGGCCTTCTGGTTCGGGCACGGGCTCGGCTACGCCGACATCGACCTCATCGAGGCGACGGCCGACGGCGCGGCGGTGCGGGTGACCCTGCGGTGCGGGCCGGAGCGCGGCGGCAAGGCGGTCGTGCAGCTGTATGCGCGCTCGGGCGCGGGCGAGACCCTGAGGCTCGTCGGGTTCGCCGCCGTGCGCCTCGCCGCGGGCGAGGTGCGGACGGCCCGCATCGCGGTCGAGTCCGATGCGCTGGGGCGATGGGCGGAGGGCGCCTGGCAGGCGGCATCCGGCGACGTCGACGTGCATGTGGGGTTCTCGCGGGGGGACCTCCCGCGGGTCGTCACGGTCACGACCCCATGA
- a CDS encoding serine hydrolase has product MTAYSDAFDWARRAVDDGRLPTAVLGIATADGVVALDAFGATGPRTAGVDDHYRLFSITKPLTGIAAARAIEHGRLTPQTPLSEALPAFGTNRDDIVRLGHLASHTSGISEPPLDPALPLRELLVRNGRDFAAGSMSRYSTLAFEGIAALIESTTGTAWDAAITEWAAEIGAEGFTLDESAEPHEVADAASAGVDIDRFIAARHPGAGFLGRASDLLALGSALLRTGLRRERTVVNPETLDMMLRPLTGDIPRLDPYPAERGQDWGFTWNLRTRAPGLIDRDCYGHGGWAGTEFWVHPSAGVAWVLLTNRAQRPGVDIDELDNAVVTGG; this is encoded by the coding sequence ATGACCGCCTACAGTGACGCCTTCGACTGGGCCCGCCGCGCGGTCGACGACGGCAGACTCCCCACCGCCGTGCTCGGCATCGCGACGGCCGACGGCGTCGTCGCGCTCGACGCCTTCGGGGCGACGGGGCCACGAACGGCCGGCGTCGACGACCACTACCGGCTGTTCTCCATCACCAAGCCGCTCACGGGCATCGCCGCGGCGCGCGCGATCGAACACGGCCGGCTGACGCCGCAGACGCCGCTGAGCGAGGCTCTGCCGGCGTTCGGGACGAACCGCGACGACATCGTGCGACTGGGGCACCTGGCGAGTCACACGTCCGGCATCAGCGAGCCGCCGCTGGACCCCGCGCTGCCCCTGAGGGAGCTCCTGGTGCGAAACGGGCGCGACTTCGCGGCCGGATCGATGTCGCGCTACTCGACGCTCGCATTCGAAGGCATCGCGGCGCTGATCGAGAGCACGACGGGCACGGCATGGGATGCGGCGATCACGGAGTGGGCCGCCGAGATCGGCGCCGAGGGCTTCACGCTCGACGAGTCGGCGGAGCCGCACGAGGTGGCGGATGCCGCGTCCGCGGGCGTCGACATCGACCGGTTCATCGCCGCGCGCCATCCGGGCGCCGGGTTCCTCGGGCGGGCGTCCGACCTCCTCGCGCTCGGGTCGGCACTGCTGCGAACGGGGCTCCGCCGCGAACGCACCGTCGTGAACCCCGAGACGCTCGACATGATGCTGCGGCCGCTCACGGGCGACATCCCGCGGCTGGACCCGTATCCCGCCGAGCGCGGGCAGGACTGGGGGTTCACGTGGAATCTGCGCACGCGCGCGCCCGGTCTCATCGACCGCGACTGCTACGGCCACGGAGGCTGGGCCGGCACCGAGTTCTGGGTGCATCCGTCGGCCGGGGTCGCGTGGGTGCTCCTGACGAACCGCGCCCAGCGCCCGGGCGTCGACATCGACGAACTCGACAACGCAGTGGTGACCGGCGGATGA
- the rhaI gene encoding L-rhamnose isomerase, giving the protein MTTLSPEILSTLEGQGIELPSWAFGNSGTRFRVWTTEGTPRDPREKIADAAQVNKYTALAPSVALHIPWDKVDDYAELRSYAEDLGVALGTINSNTFQDEDYKFGALTHHDDRIRQKAIDHHFECIDIMDATGSRDLKIWLAEGSNYPGQMDMRARQDRLNDSLQKIYARLGDEQRLVLEYKFFEPSFYHTDVPDWGTSYAQVATLGDKAMVCLDTGHHAPGTNIEFIVMQLLRLGKLGSFDFNSRFYADDDLIVGAADPFQLFRILFEVIRGGGLNNPDVAFMLDQCHNIEDKIPGQIRSVLNVQEMTARALLVDREALDAAQAANDVLAANAVFMDAFYTDVRPALAEWRESRGLPADPMAAYAASGYQQQIVADRVGGTQAGWGA; this is encoded by the coding sequence ATGACGACGCTGTCCCCCGAGATCCTCTCCACCCTCGAAGGCCAGGGCATCGAACTGCCCTCGTGGGCGTTCGGCAACTCCGGCACCCGCTTCCGCGTGTGGACGACCGAGGGCACCCCGCGTGACCCCCGCGAGAAGATCGCCGACGCCGCGCAGGTCAACAAGTACACCGCGCTCGCCCCGTCGGTCGCCCTCCACATCCCGTGGGACAAGGTCGACGACTACGCCGAGCTTCGCTCGTACGCCGAAGATCTCGGCGTCGCGCTCGGCACCATCAACTCCAACACGTTCCAGGACGAGGACTACAAGTTCGGCGCCCTGACCCACCACGACGACCGCATCCGCCAGAAGGCCATCGACCACCACTTCGAGTGCATCGACATCATGGATGCCACGGGATCGCGCGACCTGAAGATCTGGCTCGCCGAGGGTTCGAACTACCCCGGTCAGATGGACATGCGCGCCCGCCAGGACCGTCTGAACGACTCCCTGCAGAAGATCTACGCGCGCCTGGGCGACGAGCAGCGCCTGGTGCTGGAGTACAAGTTCTTCGAGCCGTCGTTCTACCACACCGACGTTCCCGACTGGGGCACGTCCTACGCCCAGGTCGCCACGCTCGGCGACAAGGCGATGGTGTGCCTCGACACCGGGCACCACGCGCCGGGCACCAACATCGAGTTCATCGTCATGCAGCTGCTGCGCCTGGGCAAGCTCGGCTCGTTCGACTTCAACTCGCGCTTCTACGCCGACGACGACCTCATCGTGGGCGCCGCCGACCCGTTCCAGCTCTTCCGCATCCTGTTCGAGGTCATCCGCGGCGGCGGCCTGAACAACCCCGATGTGGCCTTCATGCTCGACCAGTGCCACAACATCGAGGACAAGATCCCCGGCCAGATCCGCTCGGTGCTCAACGTCCAGGAGATGACGGCCCGCGCGCTGCTCGTCGACCGCGAGGCCCTCGACGCCGCGCAGGCCGCCAACGACGTGCTCGCCGCCAACGCGGTGTTCATGGACGCCTTCTACACCGACGTGCGTCCGGCCCTGGCCGAGTGGCGCGAGTCGCGCGGGCTCCCCGCCGACCCGATGGCGGCCTACGCCGCCTCGGGCTACCAGCAGCAGATCGTCGCCGACCGCGTCGGCGGCACGCAGGCCGGCTGGGGCGCATGA
- a CDS encoding alpha/beta hydrolase fold domain-containing protein, whose protein sequence is MIEPYLDADGLVRVYPAHQPDGTGIVWAHGGGFAHGDLDMPESDWVARQLAARGTTVVSVDYRLAPTLLWGRMPGEEPRAGEHYPAASDDMLAAWSWTVENAERLGIDTDRLAIGGTSAGGNLSAGAVLRLREQGAPTTPALVVLAYPSLHAVQPAPGPDLRAALDADPEADRFGPEVVRGMYENYLGGPVDGAPLGAIPGAATPAELADFPPTLMINSDADELRVSGEAFAAALREADCEIDVVTEPGTQHGHLNRPAEPAASASIDRIAGVLAALSTRLPSTSS, encoded by the coding sequence ATGATTGAGCCGTACCTCGACGCCGACGGACTGGTGCGCGTGTACCCCGCGCACCAGCCGGACGGCACGGGCATCGTCTGGGCGCACGGCGGCGGCTTCGCCCACGGCGACCTCGACATGCCCGAGTCCGACTGGGTGGCCCGGCAGCTCGCCGCGCGCGGAACCACCGTCGTCTCGGTCGACTACCGCCTCGCGCCGACCCTGCTGTGGGGACGGATGCCGGGCGAGGAGCCGCGCGCCGGCGAGCACTACCCCGCCGCCTCGGACGACATGCTCGCGGCCTGGTCGTGGACGGTCGAGAACGCCGAGCGCCTCGGCATCGACACCGACCGGCTCGCGATCGGCGGCACCAGCGCCGGCGGCAACCTCTCGGCCGGCGCCGTGCTTCGCCTGCGCGAGCAGGGGGCGCCGACGACGCCGGCGCTCGTCGTGCTCGCCTACCCGTCGCTGCACGCCGTCCAGCCCGCCCCAGGGCCCGACCTGCGCGCCGCCCTCGACGCGGACCCGGAGGCCGACCGCTTCGGCCCCGAGGTCGTCCGCGGCATGTACGAGAACTACCTCGGCGGTCCCGTGGACGGCGCCCCGCTCGGCGCCATCCCGGGGGCTGCGACCCCGGCCGAGCTGGCGGACTTCCCGCCGACCCTCATGATCAACAGCGACGCCGACGAGCTGCGCGTCTCGGGCGAGGCCTTCGCGGCCGCGCTGCGCGAGGCCGACTGCGAGATCGACGTCGTCACCGAGCCCGGCACGCAGCACGGTCACCTCAACCGTCCCGCCGAGCCCGCGGCATCCGCGTCGATCGACCGCATCGCGGGCGTCCTCGCCGCTCTGTCCACCCGCCTTCCCTCCACCTCCTCCTGA
- a CDS encoding bifunctional aldolase/short-chain dehydrogenase yields MTNPAAADLLARSNRLGADPKNTNYAGGNTSAKGTETDPVTGEPVELLWVKGSGGDLGTLKEAGLAVLRLDRMRSLVNVYPGIDREDEMVAAFDYCLHGKGGAAPSIDTAMHGLVDAAHVDHLHPDSGIAIATAADGEELTAKIFGDKVVWVPWRRPGFQLGLDIADIKAKNPQAIGCILGGHGITAWGDTSEESEKNSLWIIDTAAAYIAEHGKAEPFGAVRSGFEALPEAERHAKAAAIAATIRGLASTDKPMVGHYTDSDVVLDFLASENAPALAELGTSCPDHFLRTKVKPMLLDLPASATVEESIARLKELHEAYRADYQAYYDAHATEDSPAIRGADPLIVLVPGVGMFSYGANKQTARVAGEFYVNAINVMRGAESLSTYTPISDAEKFRIEYWALEEAKLQRMPKPKTHAGRIAFVTGAASGIGKAIATRLAAEGACVVVADLDLEKAQAAAAELGGADVAIGVAANVADADGVQAAIDATLLAFGGIDLVVNNAGLSLSKPLLETTEKDWDLQHDVMAKGSFLVSKAAAKALIEQGLGGDVVYISSKNSVFAGPNNIAYSATKADQAHQVRLLAVELGEHGVRVNGINPDGVVRGSGIFAAGWGANRAATYGVKEEDLGQFYANRTILKREVVPENVADAVYVLTGPELSRTTGLHIPVDSGVAQAFLR; encoded by the coding sequence ATGACGAATCCCGCAGCCGCCGACCTCCTCGCGCGCAGCAACCGCCTGGGCGCCGACCCGAAGAACACCAACTACGCCGGCGGCAACACCTCCGCCAAGGGCACCGAGACCGACCCCGTGACGGGCGAGCCCGTCGAGCTGCTGTGGGTCAAGGGCTCGGGCGGCGACCTCGGCACCCTCAAGGAGGCGGGCCTGGCCGTCCTGCGCCTGGACCGCATGCGCTCGCTCGTGAACGTCTACCCGGGCATCGACCGCGAGGACGAGATGGTCGCCGCGTTCGACTACTGCCTGCACGGCAAGGGCGGGGCCGCCCCGTCGATCGACACCGCCATGCACGGGCTGGTCGACGCCGCGCACGTGGACCACCTGCACCCCGACTCGGGCATCGCGATCGCCACCGCCGCCGACGGCGAGGAGCTGACCGCGAAGATCTTCGGCGACAAGGTCGTGTGGGTGCCGTGGCGCCGCCCCGGCTTCCAGCTGGGCCTGGACATCGCCGACATCAAGGCGAAGAACCCGCAGGCGATCGGCTGCATCCTCGGCGGCCACGGCATCACCGCGTGGGGCGACACGTCCGAGGAGAGCGAGAAGAACTCGCTCTGGATCATCGATACGGCGGCCGCCTACATCGCCGAGCACGGCAAGGCCGAGCCCTTCGGCGCCGTGCGGTCGGGCTTCGAGGCCCTGCCCGAGGCCGAACGCCACGCGAAGGCCGCCGCGATCGCCGCTACGATCCGCGGTCTCGCCTCGACCGACAAGCCGATGGTCGGCCACTACACCGACTCCGACGTCGTGCTCGACTTCCTCGCGAGCGAGAACGCCCCGGCCCTCGCCGAGCTCGGCACCAGCTGCCCCGACCACTTCCTGCGCACCAAGGTCAAGCCGATGCTGCTCGACCTTCCGGCATCCGCAACGGTCGAGGAGTCGATCGCACGCCTGAAGGAGCTGCACGAGGCCTACCGCGCCGACTACCAGGCCTACTACGACGCGCACGCCACCGAGGACTCCCCCGCGATCCGCGGCGCCGACCCCCTCATCGTTCTCGTGCCGGGCGTCGGCATGTTCTCCTACGGCGCCAACAAGCAGACCGCGCGCGTCGCCGGAGAGTTCTACGTCAACGCCATCAATGTCATGCGCGGCGCCGAGTCGCTGTCGACCTACACCCCGATCTCGGATGCCGAGAAGTTCCGCATCGAGTACTGGGCCCTCGAAGAGGCCAAGCTCCAGCGCATGCCCAAGCCCAAGACCCACGCCGGCCGCATCGCGTTCGTGACCGGCGCCGCCTCGGGCATCGGCAAGGCCATCGCCACGCGCCTCGCGGCCGAGGGCGCATGCGTCGTCGTCGCCGACCTCGACCTCGAGAAGGCGCAGGCCGCGGCGGCCGAGCTCGGCGGCGCGGACGTCGCGATCGGCGTGGCAGCCAACGTGGCGGATGCCGACGGCGTCCAGGCCGCGATCGACGCGACCCTGCTGGCGTTCGGCGGCATCGACCTCGTCGTCAACAACGCCGGCCTGTCGCTGTCGAAGCCGCTGCTGGAGACCACCGAGAAGGACTGGGACCTGCAGCACGACGTCATGGCCAAGGGCTCGTTCCTGGTCTCGAAGGCCGCCGCGAAGGCGCTCATCGAGCAGGGACTGGGCGGCGACGTCGTCTACATCTCGTCGAAGAACTCCGTCTTCGCCGGTCCGAACAACATCGCGTACTCGGCGACCAAGGCCGACCAGGCCCACCAGGTGCGTCTGCTGGCGGTCGAGCTCGGCGAGCACGGCGTGCGCGTGAACGGCATCAACCCCGACGGCGTCGTCCGCGGCTCGGGCATCTTCGCCGCCGGCTGGGGCGCCAACCGCGCCGCGACCTACGGCGTGAAGGAAGAGGACCTCGGCCAGTTCTACGCCAACCGCACCATCCTCAAGCGCGAGGTCGTGCCCGAGAACGTCGCCGACGCGGTGTACGTCCTCACCGGCCCCGAGCTCAGCCGCACCACGGGACTGCACATCCCCGTCGACTCCGGCGTCGCGCAGGCGTTCCTGCGATGA
- a CDS encoding MarR family transcriptional regulator — translation MYHDQRAADETSALLSAFDRARHADLARQARVRSKTGMGDNELRLVRYLLSAQRDGIDVRPSAISRYLGISSASTTALLDRLERAGTLQRVSHPTDRRSVLITPTPSAAATLSATVDEYERRVAALAEDLDDESRRTIIEFLESIADVAEEVAVG, via the coding sequence ATGTATCACGATCAGCGTGCGGCGGATGAGACCTCCGCCCTCCTCTCGGCATTCGACCGTGCTCGGCACGCCGATCTCGCGCGTCAGGCGCGAGTGCGGTCCAAGACCGGTATGGGCGACAACGAGCTGCGCCTCGTGCGCTACCTTCTCAGCGCGCAGCGCGACGGGATCGACGTCAGACCGAGCGCGATCTCGCGCTATCTGGGCATCTCGTCGGCGTCGACGACGGCTCTGCTGGACCGCCTGGAACGTGCCGGCACGCTCCAGCGCGTCAGCCACCCGACCGATCGACGCAGCGTGCTGATCACGCCCACGCCGTCGGCGGCCGCGACGCTCTCGGCGACGGTCGACGAGTACGAACGCCGCGTGGCTGCGCTCGCCGAAGACCTCGACGACGAGTCACGACGCACCATCATCGAGTTCCTGGAGTCGATCGCCGACGTCGCCGAAGAGGTCGCGGTCGGCTGA
- a CDS encoding rhamnulokinase — protein sequence MSGGSVAAVDLGATSGRVMIGRVDPRGTLALEQVARFPNGPIRLASGLHWDLTALYSHALHGLADAIRTEPGITSIGIDSWAVDYALVRGDRMLGEPFHYRDERNERAVEAVHAQHSFADLYARNGLQFLPFNTVYQLAAERESGCLALADRILLVPDALAFQLTGAAVAERTNASTTGLVRVADGAWDTELMASLGLDAGQFPSLVDPGAVIGELRPTVREDIGASRGIEVVAVGSHDTASAVVAVPMTDPSTSAYISCGTWGLVGLELPGPVTTDAAREANFTNEGGVDGRVRFLHNVMGLWLLSESVRQWEREGGLTLDLPTLLADAAEVPADSVAVFDANDPRFLAPGNLPGRIAQWYRENGLPVPANRAAFTRAIVESLAEAFAGAVRTAASLADRTVEAIHIVGGGSLNQLLCQRTADRAGMPVLAGPVEATALGNVLVQARAAGWFGDDATLEQMRDLVARTHPPKRYEPRG from the coding sequence ATGAGCGGTGGATCCGTGGCAGCGGTCGACCTGGGCGCCACAAGCGGACGGGTGATGATCGGGCGCGTGGACCCGCGCGGCACACTCGCCCTCGAGCAGGTCGCGCGCTTCCCGAACGGGCCCATTCGGCTCGCGTCGGGGCTGCACTGGGACCTGACGGCGCTGTACTCCCACGCGCTGCACGGGCTCGCCGACGCGATCCGCACCGAGCCCGGGATCACGTCTATCGGCATCGACTCGTGGGCGGTCGACTACGCGCTGGTGCGCGGCGACCGGATGCTCGGAGAGCCGTTCCACTACCGCGACGAGCGCAACGAGCGCGCGGTCGAGGCCGTGCATGCACAGCACTCGTTCGCCGACCTCTACGCCCGCAACGGCCTGCAGTTCCTCCCCTTCAACACGGTCTACCAGCTCGCCGCGGAGCGCGAGAGCGGATGCCTGGCGCTGGCCGACCGCATCCTGCTGGTGCCCGATGCCCTTGCCTTCCAGCTCACCGGCGCGGCAGTCGCCGAGCGCACCAACGCCTCCACCACGGGACTCGTGCGCGTCGCGGACGGCGCGTGGGACACCGAGCTGATGGCCTCGCTGGGGCTCGACGCCGGGCAGTTCCCGAGCCTGGTCGACCCCGGCGCGGTCATCGGCGAGCTCCGCCCGACCGTGCGCGAGGACATCGGCGCATCCCGCGGCATCGAGGTCGTCGCGGTCGGCTCGCACGACACCGCCTCGGCGGTCGTCGCGGTTCCGATGACCGACCCGTCGACGTCCGCGTACATCTCGTGCGGAACCTGGGGCCTGGTCGGCCTCGAGCTCCCCGGCCCGGTGACGACGGATGCCGCACGCGAGGCGAACTTCACCAACGAGGGCGGCGTCGACGGGCGCGTGCGGTTCCTCCACAACGTCATGGGGCTGTGGCTGCTGAGCGAGTCGGTGCGGCAGTGGGAGCGCGAGGGCGGCCTGACCCTGGATCTGCCCACGCTGCTGGCCGACGCCGCAGAGGTGCCGGCCGATTCGGTCGCGGTCTTCGACGCCAACGACCCGCGGTTCCTCGCGCCCGGCAACCTCCCCGGTCGCATCGCCCAGTGGTATCGCGAGAACGGCCTGCCCGTGCCCGCCAATCGCGCAGCGTTCACGCGTGCGATCGTCGAGAGCCTCGCCGAGGCCTTCGCGGGCGCCGTGCGCACGGCGGCCTCCCTGGCGGACCGCACGGTCGAGGCGATCCACATCGTCGGTGGCGGGTCGCTCAACCAGCTGCTCTGCCAGCGCACGGCCGACCGCGCGGGGATGCCGGTGCTCGCCGGGCCCGTCGAGGCGACGGCGCTCGGGAACGTCCTGGTGCAGGCGCGGGCTGCGGGCTGGTTCGGCGACGACGCGACGCTCGAGCAGATGCGCGACCTCGTCGCGCGCACGCATCCCCCGAAGCGCTACGAGCCGCGGGGCTGA
- a CDS encoding MarR family transcriptional regulator, which translates to MNERKSGEGYWYADAEDIRASSVMEALRGYRAAEVAMRRRTRQSMDMGENELLVLRFLMRARKTGEAVTPANLARYLGITTASTTALLDRLERSGHITRAPNPGDRRSVVIEASDKADSEIRHTLTAMHERMVEVVRPMADRDRAVVIGFLDAMRRAVDDIDA; encoded by the coding sequence ATGAATGAGCGCAAGTCGGGCGAGGGGTACTGGTACGCCGACGCCGAGGACATCCGCGCGTCGTCCGTGATGGAGGCGCTGCGCGGATACCGAGCGGCCGAGGTGGCGATGCGGCGCCGCACGCGACAGTCCATGGACATGGGCGAGAACGAGCTGCTGGTGCTGCGCTTCCTCATGCGGGCTCGCAAGACCGGCGAGGCCGTCACGCCCGCGAACCTGGCGCGATACCTCGGGATCACGACGGCCTCGACCACCGCGCTCCTGGACCGCCTCGAGCGCAGCGGTCACATCACCCGCGCGCCCAATCCGGGCGATCGCCGCAGCGTCGTCATCGAGGCGAGCGACAAGGCCGACTCCGAGATCCGGCACACGCTGACCGCAATGCATGAGCGCATGGTCGAGGTGGTGCGCCCCATGGCGGACCGTGATCGGGCGGTCGTCATCGGCTTCCTCGACGCGATGCGCCGGGCCGTCGACGACATCGACGCCTGA
- a CDS encoding L-rhamnose mutarotase, with protein sequence MTSPGSPTRVCFQLQVKPDMLDEYIRRHTPVWPEMLAEIAAAGRRNYSLFLADGGRLIGYYETDDDEAAQEYLASSEVAAKWEAQMAPFFVGLDGRPDQAATPLTEVFNLADQLHAAQSAPSPTTEESSAS encoded by the coding sequence ATGACGAGCCCCGGCTCACCGACGCGCGTCTGCTTCCAGCTCCAGGTCAAGCCCGACATGCTCGACGAGTACATCCGCCGCCACACGCCGGTGTGGCCCGAGATGCTCGCCGAGATCGCCGCCGCCGGACGCCGCAACTACTCGCTCTTCCTCGCCGACGGCGGCCGGCTCATCGGCTACTACGAGACCGACGACGACGAGGCCGCGCAAGAGTACCTCGCCTCATCCGAGGTCGCCGCGAAGTGGGAGGCGCAGATGGCGCCGTTCTTCGTCGGCCTCGACGGTCGCCCCGACCAGGCCGCCACCCCCCTCACCGAGGTCTTCAACCTCGCCGATCAGCTCCACGCCGCACAGTCGGCACCCTCGCCCACCACCGAAGAAAGCAGTGCATCATGA